Proteins co-encoded in one Balearica regulorum gibbericeps isolate bBalReg1 chromosome 16, bBalReg1.pri, whole genome shotgun sequence genomic window:
- the LOC104642267 gene encoding DEP domain-containing mTOR-interacting protein isoform X3 produces MRLRLHDGKLIKDRRYHLRTYPNCFVAKELTDWLIDHKEAPDRETGIRLMQKLMDHYIIHHVCDEHSDYKDAKLLYRFRKDDGTFPLSKDVKVFMRGQSLYEKLVSVEESILKVREENSVKYQRAFLGCEMIDWLVQEGEVENRKEAVELGRALLEHGIIQHVSNRHHFFDSDILYQFWINFRRRRRLTELLNENSSRALSESPDSPFCLRKLNPDPGNTSFLSVQTNKEIKIVSAVRRSSITSLAGSSNPYFSTTPTLVFPPVAECNPKSVLKRPVTNEELLSPGAPYIKKTLTIVGDAVGWGFVVRGGRPCHIQAVDPGGPAAAAGMKVCQFVFSVNGMYVLHLDYQTISSLIMTGPRTLVMEVMEAIE; encoded by the exons ATGAG GCTTCGTCTTCATGATGGGAAGCTCATTAAAGACAGACGTTACCACCTCCGAACATACCCAAACTGCTTCGTGGCGAAGGAGCTCACGGACTGGCTGATTGACCACAAAGAAGCACCAGACCGAGAGACGGGCATCCGCCTCATGCAGAAGCTAATGGACCATTACATCATCCATCACG TCTGCGACGAGCACTCGGACTACAAGGATGCCAAGCTGCTGTACCGCTTCCGCAAGGATGACGGGACCTTCCCGCTCAGTAAAGACGTGAAGGTGTTCATGAGAGGGCAGAGTCTTTATGAGAA GCTGGTAAGCGTGGAAGAGTCAATTCTGAAGGTGAGAGAGGAGAACTCAGTGAAGTATCAGAGGGCTTTCCTGGGCTGCGAGATGATCGACTGGCTTGTTCAGGAGGGAGAAGTGGAGAACCGAAAGGAAGCGGTGGAGCTGGGACGGGCGCTGCTGGAACACGGGATCATTCAGCATG TCTCCAATAGGCATCACTTCTTTGACAGTGACATCCTCTACCAATTCTGGATCAACTTTCGACGGAGGCGTCGTCTCACAGAGTTACTCAATGAGAACTCTTCTCGTGCCCTGTCTGAGAGCCCAGACAGCCCCTTCTGTCTTCGCAAGCTCAACCCGGATCCAGGCAACACCAGCTTTCTCTCTG TCCAGACCAACAAGGAGATCAAAATTGTCTCAGCAGTTCGAAGGAGCAGCATCACTTCCCTCGCTGGAAGCTCCAACCCCTACTTCAGCACTACTCCGACGTTGGTATTTCCTCCTGTGGCTGAGTGCAACCCCAAATCAG TGTTAAAGAGACCCGTCACCAATGAAGAGCTCCTGTCCCCCGGGGCCCCCTACATCAAGAAAACGCTAACT ATTGTGGGGGATGCGGTGGGCTGGGGGTTTGTGGTCCGAGGAGGAAGACCTTGCCACATCCAGGCGGTGGACCCAGgaggacctgctgctgctgcagggatgaaG GTGTGCCAGTTTGTTTTCTCAGTGAATGGTATGTACGTTTTGCATCTGGACTATCAGACCATCAGCAGCCTCATCATGACAGGACCACGAACTCTTGTGATGGAAGTCATGGAAGCCATTGAATGA
- the LOC104642267 gene encoding DEP domain-containing mTOR-interacting protein isoform X2, with amino-acid sequence MRSWDRPEQQVNPFNSFCWLRLHDGKLIKDRRYHLRTYPNCFVAKELTDWLIDHKEAPDRETGIRLMQKLMDHYIIHHVCDEHSDYKDAKLLYRFRKDDGTFPLSKDVKVFMRGQSLYEKLVSVEESILKVREENSVKYQRAFLGCEMIDWLVQEGEVENRKEAVELGRALLEHGIIQHVSNRHHFFDSDILYQFWINFRRRRRLTELLNENSSRALSESPDSPFCLRKLNPDPGNTSFLSVQTNKEIKIVSAVRRSSITSLAGSSNPYFSTTPTLVFPPVAECNPKSVLKRPVTNEELLSPGAPYIKKTLTIVGDAVGWGFVVRGGRPCHIQAVDPGGPAAAAGMKVCQFVFSVNGMYVLHLDYQTISSLIMTGPRTLVMEVMEAIE; translated from the exons ATGCGGTCATGGGACCGGCCAGAGCAGCAGGTGAACCCTTTCAACTCATTCTGCTG GCTTCGTCTTCATGATGGGAAGCTCATTAAAGACAGACGTTACCACCTCCGAACATACCCAAACTGCTTCGTGGCGAAGGAGCTCACGGACTGGCTGATTGACCACAAAGAAGCACCAGACCGAGAGACGGGCATCCGCCTCATGCAGAAGCTAATGGACCATTACATCATCCATCACG TCTGCGACGAGCACTCGGACTACAAGGATGCCAAGCTGCTGTACCGCTTCCGCAAGGATGACGGGACCTTCCCGCTCAGTAAAGACGTGAAGGTGTTCATGAGAGGGCAGAGTCTTTATGAGAA GCTGGTAAGCGTGGAAGAGTCAATTCTGAAGGTGAGAGAGGAGAACTCAGTGAAGTATCAGAGGGCTTTCCTGGGCTGCGAGATGATCGACTGGCTTGTTCAGGAGGGAGAAGTGGAGAACCGAAAGGAAGCGGTGGAGCTGGGACGGGCGCTGCTGGAACACGGGATCATTCAGCATG TCTCCAATAGGCATCACTTCTTTGACAGTGACATCCTCTACCAATTCTGGATCAACTTTCGACGGAGGCGTCGTCTCACAGAGTTACTCAATGAGAACTCTTCTCGTGCCCTGTCTGAGAGCCCAGACAGCCCCTTCTGTCTTCGCAAGCTCAACCCGGATCCAGGCAACACCAGCTTTCTCTCTG TCCAGACCAACAAGGAGATCAAAATTGTCTCAGCAGTTCGAAGGAGCAGCATCACTTCCCTCGCTGGAAGCTCCAACCCCTACTTCAGCACTACTCCGACGTTGGTATTTCCTCCTGTGGCTGAGTGCAACCCCAAATCAG TGTTAAAGAGACCCGTCACCAATGAAGAGCTCCTGTCCCCCGGGGCCCCCTACATCAAGAAAACGCTAACT ATTGTGGGGGATGCGGTGGGCTGGGGGTTTGTGGTCCGAGGAGGAAGACCTTGCCACATCCAGGCGGTGGACCCAGgaggacctgctgctgctgcagggatgaaG GTGTGCCAGTTTGTTTTCTCAGTGAATGGTATGTACGTTTTGCATCTGGACTATCAGACCATCAGCAGCCTCATCATGACAGGACCACGAACTCTTGTGATGGAAGTCATGGAAGCCATTGAATGA
- the LOC104642267 gene encoding DEP domain-containing mTOR-interacting protein isoform X1, which yields MESLSNSLRKKATEQHYRAEVMIAGEQLRLRLHDGKLIKDRRYHLRTYPNCFVAKELTDWLIDHKEAPDRETGIRLMQKLMDHYIIHHVCDEHSDYKDAKLLYRFRKDDGTFPLSKDVKVFMRGQSLYEKLVSVEESILKVREENSVKYQRAFLGCEMIDWLVQEGEVENRKEAVELGRALLEHGIIQHVSNRHHFFDSDILYQFWINFRRRRRLTELLNENSSRALSESPDSPFCLRKLNPDPGNTSFLSVQTNKEIKIVSAVRRSSITSLAGSSNPYFSTTPTLVFPPVAECNPKSVLKRPVTNEELLSPGAPYIKKTLTIVGDAVGWGFVVRGGRPCHIQAVDPGGPAAAAGMKVCQFVFSVNGMYVLHLDYQTISSLIMTGPRTLVMEVMEAIE from the exons ATGGAGAGCCTCAGCAACAGCCTGAGGAAGAAAGCCACGGAGCAGCACTACAGGGCAGAGGTGATGattgctggagagcagctgag GCTTCGTCTTCATGATGGGAAGCTCATTAAAGACAGACGTTACCACCTCCGAACATACCCAAACTGCTTCGTGGCGAAGGAGCTCACGGACTGGCTGATTGACCACAAAGAAGCACCAGACCGAGAGACGGGCATCCGCCTCATGCAGAAGCTAATGGACCATTACATCATCCATCACG TCTGCGACGAGCACTCGGACTACAAGGATGCCAAGCTGCTGTACCGCTTCCGCAAGGATGACGGGACCTTCCCGCTCAGTAAAGACGTGAAGGTGTTCATGAGAGGGCAGAGTCTTTATGAGAA GCTGGTAAGCGTGGAAGAGTCAATTCTGAAGGTGAGAGAGGAGAACTCAGTGAAGTATCAGAGGGCTTTCCTGGGCTGCGAGATGATCGACTGGCTTGTTCAGGAGGGAGAAGTGGAGAACCGAAAGGAAGCGGTGGAGCTGGGACGGGCGCTGCTGGAACACGGGATCATTCAGCATG TCTCCAATAGGCATCACTTCTTTGACAGTGACATCCTCTACCAATTCTGGATCAACTTTCGACGGAGGCGTCGTCTCACAGAGTTACTCAATGAGAACTCTTCTCGTGCCCTGTCTGAGAGCCCAGACAGCCCCTTCTGTCTTCGCAAGCTCAACCCGGATCCAGGCAACACCAGCTTTCTCTCTG TCCAGACCAACAAGGAGATCAAAATTGTCTCAGCAGTTCGAAGGAGCAGCATCACTTCCCTCGCTGGAAGCTCCAACCCCTACTTCAGCACTACTCCGACGTTGGTATTTCCTCCTGTGGCTGAGTGCAACCCCAAATCAG TGTTAAAGAGACCCGTCACCAATGAAGAGCTCCTGTCCCCCGGGGCCCCCTACATCAAGAAAACGCTAACT ATTGTGGGGGATGCGGTGGGCTGGGGGTTTGTGGTCCGAGGAGGAAGACCTTGCCACATCCAGGCGGTGGACCCAGgaggacctgctgctgctgcagggatgaaG GTGTGCCAGTTTGTTTTCTCAGTGAATGGTATGTACGTTTTGCATCTGGACTATCAGACCATCAGCAGCCTCATCATGACAGGACCACGAACTCTTGTGATGGAAGTCATGGAAGCCATTGAATGA
- the LOC104642267 gene encoding DEP domain-containing mTOR-interacting protein isoform X5, whose product MQKLMDHYIIHHVCDEHSDYKDAKLLYRFRKDDGTFPLSKDVKVFMRGQSLYEKLVSVEESILKVREENSVKYQRAFLGCEMIDWLVQEGEVENRKEAVELGRALLEHGIIQHVSNRHHFFDSDILYQFWINFRRRRRLTELLNENSSRALSESPDSPFCLRKLNPDPGNTSFLSVQTNKEIKIVSAVRRSSITSLAGSSNPYFSTTPTLVFPPVAECNPKSVLKRPVTNEELLSPGAPYIKKTLTIVGDAVGWGFVVRGGRPCHIQAVDPGGPAAAAGMKVCQFVFSVNGMYVLHLDYQTISSLIMTGPRTLVMEVMEAIE is encoded by the exons ATGCAGAAGCTAATGGACCATTACATCATCCATCACG TCTGCGACGAGCACTCGGACTACAAGGATGCCAAGCTGCTGTACCGCTTCCGCAAGGATGACGGGACCTTCCCGCTCAGTAAAGACGTGAAGGTGTTCATGAGAGGGCAGAGTCTTTATGAGAA GCTGGTAAGCGTGGAAGAGTCAATTCTGAAGGTGAGAGAGGAGAACTCAGTGAAGTATCAGAGGGCTTTCCTGGGCTGCGAGATGATCGACTGGCTTGTTCAGGAGGGAGAAGTGGAGAACCGAAAGGAAGCGGTGGAGCTGGGACGGGCGCTGCTGGAACACGGGATCATTCAGCATG TCTCCAATAGGCATCACTTCTTTGACAGTGACATCCTCTACCAATTCTGGATCAACTTTCGACGGAGGCGTCGTCTCACAGAGTTACTCAATGAGAACTCTTCTCGTGCCCTGTCTGAGAGCCCAGACAGCCCCTTCTGTCTTCGCAAGCTCAACCCGGATCCAGGCAACACCAGCTTTCTCTCTG TCCAGACCAACAAGGAGATCAAAATTGTCTCAGCAGTTCGAAGGAGCAGCATCACTTCCCTCGCTGGAAGCTCCAACCCCTACTTCAGCACTACTCCGACGTTGGTATTTCCTCCTGTGGCTGAGTGCAACCCCAAATCAG TGTTAAAGAGACCCGTCACCAATGAAGAGCTCCTGTCCCCCGGGGCCCCCTACATCAAGAAAACGCTAACT ATTGTGGGGGATGCGGTGGGCTGGGGGTTTGTGGTCCGAGGAGGAAGACCTTGCCACATCCAGGCGGTGGACCCAGgaggacctgctgctgctgcagggatgaaG GTGTGCCAGTTTGTTTTCTCAGTGAATGGTATGTACGTTTTGCATCTGGACTATCAGACCATCAGCAGCCTCATCATGACAGGACCACGAACTCTTGTGATGGAAGTCATGGAAGCCATTGAATGA
- the LOC104642267 gene encoding DEP domain-containing mTOR-interacting protein isoform X4 gives MESLSNSLRKKATEQHYRAEVMIAGEQLRLRLHDGKLIKDRRYHLRTYPNCFVAKELTDWLIDHKEAPDRETGIRLMQKLMDHYIIHHVCDEHSDYKDAKLLYRFRKDDGTFPLSKDVKVFMRGQSLYEKLVSVEESILKVREENSVKYQRAFLGCEMIDWLVQEGEVENRKEAVELGRALLEHGIIQHVTSSTNSGSTFDGGVVSQSYSMRTLLVPCLRAQTAPSVFASSTRIQATPAFSLSRPTRRSKLSQQFEGAASLPSLEAPTPTSALLRRWYFLLWLSATPNQVWASASPCRCTGYFSSFRAQASSSLRSKPIHHHLGDLQEERVSLTSGS, from the exons ATGGAGAGCCTCAGCAACAGCCTGAGGAAGAAAGCCACGGAGCAGCACTACAGGGCAGAGGTGATGattgctggagagcagctgag GCTTCGTCTTCATGATGGGAAGCTCATTAAAGACAGACGTTACCACCTCCGAACATACCCAAACTGCTTCGTGGCGAAGGAGCTCACGGACTGGCTGATTGACCACAAAGAAGCACCAGACCGAGAGACGGGCATCCGCCTCATGCAGAAGCTAATGGACCATTACATCATCCATCACG TCTGCGACGAGCACTCGGACTACAAGGATGCCAAGCTGCTGTACCGCTTCCGCAAGGATGACGGGACCTTCCCGCTCAGTAAAGACGTGAAGGTGTTCATGAGAGGGCAGAGTCTTTATGAGAA GCTGGTAAGCGTGGAAGAGTCAATTCTGAAGGTGAGAGAGGAGAACTCAGTGAAGTATCAGAGGGCTTTCCTGGGCTGCGAGATGATCGACTGGCTTGTTCAGGAGGGAGAAGTGGAGAACCGAAAGGAAGCGGTGGAGCTGGGACGGGCGCTGCTGGAACACGGGATCATTCAGCATG TGACATCCTCTACCAATTCTGGATCAACTTTCGACGGAGGCGTCGTCTCACAGAGTTACTCAATGAGAACTCTTCTCGTGCCCTGTCTGAGAGCCCAGACAGCCCCTTCTGTCTTCGCAAGCTCAACCCGGATCCAGGCAACACCAGCTTTCTCTCTG TCCAGACCAACAAGGAGATCAAAATTGTCTCAGCAGTTCGAAGGAGCAGCATCACTTCCCTCGCTGGAAGCTCCAACCCCTACTTCAGCACTACTCCGACGTTGGTATTTCCTCCTGTGGCTGAGTGCAACCCCAAATCAGGTCTGGGCTTCCGCATCGCCCTGTCGTTGCACAGGATACTTCTCTTCCTTCAGAGCACAGGCTAGCTCCAGCCTCAGGTCCAAACCCATCCACCATCATCTTGGTGACTTGCAAGAGGAGAgggtcagcctcacctctggATCTTGA